From the Chloroflexus aurantiacus J-10-fl genome, one window contains:
- a CDS encoding acyltransferase: protein MPSRPLTDIVSDILAVLRARWYLRSATLGPRVRLWGRPAISNYGQLIIGERARLVSTIVPLELAVAHGARLEIGQGTFINYGCSIAATELVRIGPRCNIGTYAMIMDNDFHRLEPERRQERPPSAPIILEENVWLGGRVTVLSGVTIGAGSVIGAGSVVTKSIPPRSLAAGVPARVIRQL from the coding sequence ATGCCATCACGTCCGCTAACCGACATTGTGAGCGATATTCTGGCTGTGTTGCGGGCACGCTGGTATCTCCGTAGTGCGACATTGGGGCCACGAGTACGGTTGTGGGGGCGTCCGGCAATCAGTAATTATGGCCAGCTCATCATCGGTGAGCGAGCGCGATTGGTTTCAACGATTGTGCCACTCGAGCTGGCAGTAGCTCATGGGGCGCGGTTAGAGATTGGTCAGGGGACGTTTATCAACTATGGTTGTTCAATTGCGGCAACTGAACTGGTACGTATCGGGCCGCGTTGTAATATCGGTACCTACGCCATGATTATGGACAACGACTTCCACCGTCTGGAGCCAGAGCGGCGCCAGGAACGTCCACCATCAGCCCCAATTATTCTGGAAGAGAACGTCTGGCTCGGTGGGCGGGTAACGGTATTGAGCGGTGTGACGATTGGCGCTGGTAGTGTGATCGGTGCCGGTAGTGTGGTGACCAAGAGCATCCCGCCGCGTTCATTGGCAGCAGGAGTCCCGGCACGTGTGATTAGGCAGTTATAA